Proteins from one Podospora pseudoanserina strain CBS 124.78 chromosome 1, whole genome shotgun sequence genomic window:
- the CHT2_1 gene encoding Chitinase 2 (EggNog:ENOG503NVBP; COG:G; CAZy:GH18) — translation MFTKTLVVAALAAAPAFAAPEVNVYWGQTAGSRLSTFCDASGFDYVTVGFLNKSPSQDPSGANWPGTNFGSHCDGVYYKYNGANTNVQSDCGKIAADIRYCQKKGKKVLLSIGGEWKTTANYDLSNEAEGRRFALFVWQAFGPRIAGSIVPRPFDDYYLNAEEGEENFVFDGFDFDIEKSYDANQSKGYIAMISSLRQFMATPQLNPNNRQFLITAAPECPLNDPYYKMKHIIKNSKFDLLFVQFYNNPGCHGVTNNNFDAWASHLQSTASSGAKIFIGLPGSTNAVQNGEASGYLTPTNLRTVINKFKGRAAFGGVMIYDATYGARNIVSGSSPAGLNYYQYARSLLGGYTHTVTPPAPTPTACVREYSVKSGDYCYQIAARAGIDLSDLNAFNPGLNCNILGLGQKLCIKRGIPKPTSSSSTILSTTSSTTVSSTTVSTTISSTETSSTTVSSTETSATSTETSATSTESSTISTESATESATASETVTETETITANEPDITTTTVETSAEPTGITYTEDFTSTETESVTVTDIIPTTTSTISTESSTAESATESVTESATESVTESATVTETETITTSPTLTESATATEKTVTATESATESATASEAETITASATLTASETEVTTVSETATETESYCEDDETTETATATASETESETATASETEAVTETATASETESAVVSVTETATASETEAVTETATASETESAVVSVTETATASETEAVTETVTASETESAVVSVTETATASETEAVTETVTASETESAIETVTASETGSVIASETESSIESATASETGSVIASETETLPASETTTDGPVITPSESFTTSTIYSTTTFTVTSCEPSVTSCPGRVVTKTIAIGTTVCPVTTTDAPVITSSSSLPAGYTTSTIYSTKTLTLTSCAPTVTNCPAGSTTTVVVPIGTTVCPISEAEATSTPVPAVPGVETSSKPAIKVITDVPAEEETTTSTTTFVQQLTTIITVPKPDVTATSKPAGGDEGVVVKPTPSGGFPYSSGYVKPIASATQQPVTAGAGRNGVVLGGVIAAALVLAF, via the exons ATGTTCACCAAGACTCTCGTCGTTGCCGCCCTGGCCGCGGCTCCCGCTTTTGCTGCTCCCGAAGTCAATGTCTACTGGGGTCAGACCGCCGGCTCAAGGCTTTCCACCTTCTGTGATGCTTCTGGATTCGACTATGTTACCGTTGGTTTCCTCAACAAGTCCCCCTCCCAGGACCCCTCGGGAGCCAACTGGCCGGGTACCAACTTTGGAAGCCACTGCGATGGAGTGTACTACAAGTACAACGGtgccaacaccaacgtcCAGTCCGACTGCGGAAAGATCGCTGCCGACATCAGATACTGCCaaaagaagggcaagaaggtccTTCTCTCCATTGGTGGAGAGTGGAAGACGACCGCCAACTACGACCTCAGCAACGAAGCCGAAGGACGTCGCTTTGCCTTGTTCGTGTGGCAAGCCTTCGGTCCTCGCATCGCCGGCTCCATCGTCCCAAGACCGTTTGATGATTACTACCTCAATGccgaagagggcgaggagaacTTCGTCTTTGATGGGTTTGACTTCGATATCGAGAAGAGCTACG ACGCAAACCAGTCAAAGGGCTATATCGCCATGATTAGCAGTCTGCGCCAGTTCATGGCGACACCACAactcaacccaaacaaccgcCAGTTCCTGATTACCGCCGCTCCCGAATGCCCTCTGAACGATCCGTATTACAAGATGAAGCACATCATCAAGAACAGCAAGTTTGACCTTCTGTTCGTCCAGTTTTACAACAACCCAGGATGCCATGgcgtcaccaacaacaactttgACGCTTGGGCCTCGCATCTCCAATCGACCGCCAGCAGTGGTGCAAAGATTTTCATTGGATTGCCTGGAAGTACCAATGCTGTTCAAAACGGTGAGGCGAGTGGCTACCTCACGCCCACCAACCTCCGAACTGTCATCAACAAGTTCAAGGGCAGGGCTGCGTTTGGTGGTGTCATGATCTATGATGCCACCTATGGCGCGAGAAACATCGTTTCAGGCTCCAGCCCAGCTGGATTGAACTACTACCAGTATGCTCGAAGCCTTTTGGGTGGCTACACCCACACCGTCACGCCCCCGGCTCCCACACCGACCGCTTGCGTGCGTGAGTATAGTGTCAAGTCTGGTGACTACTGCTATCAGATTGCTGCCCGTGCCGGTATTGATCTCAGCGATCTCAATGCCTTCAATCCTGGTCTCAACTGCAACATCCTCGGACTTGGGCAGAAACTTTGCATCAAGCGTGGTATCCCCAAGCCtaccagctccagctccaccatCTTGAGCACCAC TTCTTCCACCACTGTGAGCAGCACCACTGTCAGCACtaccatctcctccaccgagACCAGCAGTACTACCGTCTCCTCTACCGAGACCAGCGCCACCTCTACCGAGACCAGCGCCACCTCTACCGAGTCCAGCACCATCTCTACCGAGTCTGCCACTGAGTCTGCCACTGCCAGCGAGACCGTCACCGAGACTgagaccatcaccgccaacgAGCctgacatcaccaccacaaccgtTGAAACCTCTGCTGAGCCTACTGGCATCACCTACACTGAGGATTTTACCAGTACTGAGACTGAGAGTGTGACCGTGACCGATATCATCCCGACCACCACAAGCACCATCTCTACCGAGTCCAGCACCGCTGAGTCTGCCACCGAGTCTGTCACTGAGTCCGCCACCGAGTCTGTCACCGAGTCCGCCACTGTCACCGAGACTGAGACCATTACCACCAGCCCTACTCTCACCGAGTCTGCCACTGCCACCGAGA AGACCGTCACTGCGACCGAGTCTGCTACCGAGTCTGCTACTGCCAGCGAAGCCgagaccatcaccgccagTGCTACTCTGACCGCTAGCGAGACTGAGGTTACTACTGTTAGCGAGACTGCCACTGAGACTGAAAGCTACtgcgaggatgatgagaccACCGAGACTGCCACTGCCACCGCTAGCGAGACCGAGTCTG AGACCGCTACCGCCAGCGAGACCGAGGCCGTCACTgagaccgccaccgccagcgaAACTGAGTCTGCTGTTGTCAGTGTGACTGAGACCGCTACCGCCAGCGAGACCGAGGCCGTCACTgagaccgccaccgccagcgaAACTGAGTCTGCTGTTGTCAGTGTGACTGAGACCGCTACCGCCAGCGAGACCGAGGCCGTCACTGAGACCGTCACTGCCAGCGAGACCGAGTCTGCTGTTGTCAGTGTGACTGAGACCGCTACCGCCAGCGAGACCGAGGCCGTCACTGAGACCGTCACTGCCAGCGAGACCGAGTCTGCGATTGAGACCGTTACAGCCAGCGAAACCGGGTCTGTTATTGCCAGCGAGACAGAGTCTAGCATCGAGAGCGCTACCGCTAGCGAGACCGGGTCTGTTATTGCTAGCGAGACAGAGACTCTTCCCGCCAGCGAGACCACCACTGACGGCCCCGTCATCACACCCTCGGAgagcttcaccacctccaccatctactccaccaccaccttcaccgtGACCTCGTGCGAGCCCTCTGTCACCTCCTGCCCCGGCCGCGTCGTGACCAAGACCATCGCCATCGGCACCACCGTCTGCCCCGTCACCACGACCGACGCTCCCGTcatcacctcttcctcctccctgccCGCGGGTTATACCACCTCAACCATCTACTCCACCAAgaccctcaccctcacctcgTGTGCTCCCACCGTGACGAACTGCCCGGCGGGTAGCACCACCACTGTCGTCGTCCCAATCGGAACAACTGTCTGCCCTATCTCCGAGGCGGAGGCCACTTCCACTCCTGTCCCCGCTGTTCCAGGCGTGGAGACTAGCTCCAAGCCAGCAATCAAGGTTATTACTGATGtccctgctgaggaggagacgacGACCTCCACCACGACCTTCGTCCAGCAGTTGACTACTATCATCACCGTGCCCAAGCCTGATGTCACTGCTACTTCCAAGCctgccggtggtgacgaGGGAGTTGTTGTCAAGCCTACGCCCTCGGGTGGATTCCCTTACAGCAGTGGGTATGTCAAGCCTATTGCTTCAGCTACGCAGCAGCCCGTGActgctggggcggggaggaatggggttgttttgggaggtgttattgctgctgcccttGTCTTGGCTTTCTAA